The region ATGCCGATATCGGCCTCACCTCGGGCGATCCGCGCGCCGCCGAGCGCACCTTCCAGATGCTCCAGCAGGTCACGGGCCGGGCCGGACGCGGCGAGAAGCCGGGACGGGCGCTGGTCCAGACGTGGCAGCCGGACCATCCGGTGATCGCAGCCCTCATTTCCGGCGATGCCGAGCGGTTCTACGAGGAGGAAACCCGCGTCCGCGAGATGGCGGGCCTGCCCCCCTTCGGACGGCTTGCCTCCCTCGTCGTCTCGGCGGCCGAGCGCGAGGCGGCGGAAACCCATGCCCGCGCCATGGCCCTCGTGGCGGAACCGCCGCCGGGCGTGACGGTGCTCGGCCCCGCCGAGGCGCCGCTGGCCCTGATCCGTGGCCGCTATCGCTTCCGGCTCCTGGTGAAGACCGAGCGGGAGGTGGATCTCCAGGCTTATCTGAGAAGCTGGATGGCCCGCTGCCCGAAGATCCGCGGCAACACCCGCGTGTCCATCGACGTGGATCCCCAGAGCTTTTTGTAACTAAAGCGTTTTTGATCTGGGCTTGAAGCCATTCGGGTGGGCTGCGCGTTGACTGGGATATGGCCCAGGAGGCGAGCCATGCCCCAGCCCTATTCTCCTGATCTGCGTGAGCGCGTTCTGGTCGCCTGCGCACGCGGCGACCTTCCTCAGGTCGAGATCGCCCGCCGCTTCCAAGTTTGCCCGGCCACCGTGTCGAACTGGCGCCGCCAAGAACGCGAGGAAGGCCGGCGTGCTGCCAAGCCGCACAGCGGCGGCGTGCCTTCGCGCCTGGATGCGGCAGCTCTCGAGGTGCTGCGTCAGCTCGTGATCGAGGACAGTGACGCACTGCTGCGCGAGTACCGTGAGCGCCTGGCCGAGCGCACTGGCGTGACGGTGTGCCTGGCGGTGATCTGCGAGGCGCT is a window of Microvirga lotononidis DNA encoding:
- a CDS encoding helix-turn-helix domain-containing protein yields the protein MPQPYSPDLRERVLVACARGDLPQVEIARRFQVCPATVSNWRRQEREEGRRAAKPHSGGVPSRLDAAALEVLRQLVIEDSDALLREYRERLAERTGVTVCLAVICEALKRLKLRPKKRPFGRPSRSGPRLPPSARLTASR